From a single Calothrix sp. NIES-2098 genomic region:
- a CDS encoding ribonuclease HII/HIII — translation MMMETEQTAADSWLLPPQSELNWLELSALSGTSGIAGVDEVGRGALFGPVVAAAVILPDCALPELLAAKIKDSKKLSSSRRKQLAQQICASAIDWRIGFASTAEIDRLNILQATLLAMKRAVLKLKVQPALCLIDGNQLVKDLLLPQQTIVKGDERSLNIASASIVAKVWRDELVLRLASKYPMYDLIRNKGYGSQKHLLALQQYGLSPLHRKSFRPCQF, via the coding sequence ATGATGATGGAGACAGAGCAAACTGCCGCAGATAGTTGGTTGCTTCCACCCCAAAGCGAATTGAATTGGCTGGAATTGTCTGCCTTATCAGGTACTTCCGGCATAGCAGGTGTGGATGAAGTAGGACGAGGTGCTTTATTTGGCCCTGTGGTTGCGGCAGCAGTCATACTACCCGATTGTGCTTTGCCAGAACTGCTAGCAGCTAAAATTAAAGATAGTAAAAAGCTGTCTAGTTCTCGCAGAAAGCAACTAGCACAACAAATTTGTGCATCAGCAATAGATTGGAGGATTGGCTTCGCTTCTACTGCTGAAATCGATCGCCTCAATATTTTGCAGGCAACACTGTTGGCGATGAAGCGGGCTGTGCTAAAACTGAAAGTACAGCCTGCACTCTGCTTAATTGATGGTAATCAGTTGGTAAAAGACTTGCTATTACCGCAACAAACAATAGTTAAGGGAGATGAGCGATCGCTCAATATTGCCTCAGCTAGTATAGTGGCTAAGGTTTGGCGGGACGAACTGGTGCTGCGTCTAGCATCAAAGTACCCAATGTACGATCTTATACGTAACAAAGGTTATGGTAGCCAAAAGCATTTACTAGCACTGCAACAATACGGCCTATCACCATTGCACCGCAAGTCTTTTCGTCCTTGCCAATTTTAA
- a CDS encoding prephenate dehydratase: MTLSIAHLGPPGTYAEQAAVFYANWLKQTTGVEATLCPYPSIAQSLQAIAEGQTKLAVVPVENSIEGSVTMTMDTLWLLDSLRIQLALVLPITHTLISCATSLESIKTVYSHPQALAQCQGWLGRFLPTVQLIPSNSTTEALQLLKPDITSAAIASMRAAELYNLPILATAINDHPENCTRFWVVSQAQTENSHHTSSTNTTHTSLAFSLPANLPGALVKPLQIFAQLGINLSRIESRPTKRSLGEYLFFIDLEADANTLKMQSALAELSSYTEILKIFGSYNILPIAT; encoded by the coding sequence ATGACATTATCGATCGCACATTTAGGACCTCCTGGCACTTACGCAGAGCAAGCAGCCGTTTTTTATGCTAACTGGCTGAAGCAAACCACAGGAGTTGAAGCTACTTTATGTCCTTATCCGAGCATTGCCCAATCACTCCAAGCCATTGCTGAAGGACAGACCAAGTTAGCTGTTGTGCCAGTGGAAAATTCTATTGAGGGCAGTGTGACCATGACAATGGATACACTATGGTTGTTGGATAGTTTACGAATTCAGTTGGCTTTAGTCTTGCCCATTACCCATACCTTAATTTCTTGCGCGACAAGTTTAGAGAGTATTAAAACTGTTTATTCACATCCCCAAGCTTTGGCTCAATGTCAAGGATGGTTAGGGCGCTTTCTCCCCACTGTGCAGCTGATTCCCAGCAATTCTACAACCGAAGCATTGCAGCTTCTTAAACCAGACATCACATCTGCGGCGATCGCATCTATGAGAGCAGCTGAACTCTATAATCTACCTATACTTGCTACTGCTATAAATGACCACCCAGAAAACTGCACCCGCTTTTGGGTAGTTAGTCAAGCTCAAACAGAAAATTCACACCACACATCTTCGACAAATACTACTCATACATCGCTGGCTTTTAGTTTACCTGCGAATCTACCTGGGGCACTTGTTAAACCCTTGCAGATATTTGCACAACTAGGGATTAACCTTAGTCGGATTGAATCTCGTCCAACAAAGCGTTCTCTCGGAGAATATTTATTTTTTATCGATTTAGAAGCAGATGCAAATACACTAAAAATGCAATCCGCTTTGGCAGAATTAAGCAGCTACACTGAAATCTTAAAAATTTTTGGTAGCTACAATATTCTCCCGATCGCAACATAA
- a CDS encoding peptidase S16 lon domain-containing protein: MASSSRIAVRELPLFPLPDVVLFPSRPLPLHIFEFRYRIMMNTILESDRRFGVLMVDPVKGTIANVGCCAEIIHYQRLPDDRMKMLTLGQQRFRVLEYIREKPYRVGLVEWIEDQPPTKDLRPLASEVEQLLRDVVRLSAKLTEQNIELPEDVPDLPTELSYWVASNLYGVAAEQQSLLEMRDTAARLERESEILTSTRNHLAARTVLKDTFNQKL, encoded by the coding sequence ATGGCATCCTCTTCTAGAATTGCAGTTCGCGAACTACCTCTGTTCCCGTTACCTGATGTAGTTCTTTTTCCTAGCAGACCCTTACCCCTGCATATATTTGAATTTCGCTACAGAATCATGATGAACACGATTCTAGAAAGCGATCGCAGGTTTGGCGTTTTGATGGTCGATCCAGTCAAAGGCACGATTGCAAACGTTGGTTGTTGTGCAGAGATTATTCATTACCAGCGATTGCCAGACGATCGGATGAAGATGTTAACTTTAGGGCAGCAAAGATTCCGGGTTCTAGAATATATCAGAGAAAAACCTTACCGAGTGGGTTTAGTCGAGTGGATTGAAGACCAGCCACCAACCAAGGATTTGCGACCTTTAGCTTCGGAAGTAGAGCAGCTGCTACGAGATGTTGTGCGTCTTTCAGCTAAGTTAACCGAACAAAACATTGAGCTACCAGAAGATGTCCCCGATCTACCCACAGAATTATCTTATTGGGTAGCAAGTAACCTTTATGGTGTTGCCGCAGAGCAGCAGTCATTATTGGAAATGCGCGATACGGCGGCTCGTTTAGAAAGGGAATCAGAAATTCTAACTTCTACACGCAATCACTTGGCAGCCCGTACTGTTCTCAAAGACACATTTAACCAGAAGCTGTGA
- a CDS encoding 30S ribosomal protein S10 gives MATLQQQKIRIRLQAFDRRLLDTSCEKIVDTANRTNATAIGPIPLPTKRKIYCVLRSPHVDKDSREHFETRTHRRIIDIYQPSSKTIDALMKLDLPSGVDIEVKL, from the coding sequence ATGGCAACTCTACAGCAGCAGAAAATTAGAATCCGCTTACAAGCTTTCGATCGTCGCTTATTGGATACATCTTGCGAGAAGATTGTAGACACCGCTAACCGCACTAACGCCACAGCTATCGGGCCAATTCCTTTACCAACAAAACGTAAGATCTATTGTGTGCTGCGATCGCCTCACGTAGATAAAGATTCCCGCGAACATTTTGAAACTCGCACCCATCGCCGAATCATTGATATCTATCAGCCTTCTTCCAAAACTATTGATGCGTTGATGAAGCTGGATCTCCCATCCGGGGTAGACATTGAAGTAAAACTTTAA
- the tufA gene encoding translation elongation factor EF-Tu has translation MARAKFERTKPHVNIGTVGHVDHGKTTLTAAITMTLAALGQAVAKGYDQIDNAPEEKARGITINTAHVEYETQNRHYAHVDCPGHADYVKNMITGAAQMDGAILVVAATDGPMPQTREHILLAKQVGVPSLVVFLNKEDLMDDPELLELVELELRELLSSYDFPGDDIPIIKGSGLQALEAMTKNPKTQRGENEWVDKIYELMDAVDSYIPTPERAVDQPFLMAVEDVFSITGRGTVATGRIERGKVKVGDVVELVGIRDTRNTTVTGIEMFKKSLDEGMAGDNAGVLLRGIQKTDIERGMVLAKPGSITPHTQFEGEVYVLTEKEGGRKTPFFSGYRPQFYVRTTDVTGTIQAFTSDDGSTAEMVMPGDRIKMTVELINPIAIEQGMRFAIREGGRTIGAGVVSKIIK, from the coding sequence ATGGCACGCGCAAAGTTTGAAAGAACCAAACCCCACGTTAACATCGGTACTGTTGGCCACGTTGACCACGGTAAAACAACATTAACAGCAGCTATCACCATGACCTTGGCAGCTCTGGGCCAAGCTGTAGCTAAAGGCTACGACCAAATCGACAACGCACCAGAAGAAAAGGCGCGGGGTATTACCATCAATACAGCTCACGTTGAGTACGAAACCCAAAATCGTCACTATGCTCACGTAGACTGTCCCGGACACGCTGACTACGTGAAAAACATGATCACTGGTGCAGCGCAGATGGATGGAGCCATTCTTGTAGTTGCTGCTACCGATGGCCCTATGCCCCAAACCCGCGAACATATCCTGTTAGCAAAACAGGTAGGCGTTCCCAGCTTGGTTGTCTTCTTAAACAAAGAAGACTTGATGGATGACCCAGAACTCCTAGAGCTAGTAGAACTAGAACTGCGTGAACTGCTTTCTAGCTACGATTTCCCTGGTGACGACATCCCCATTATCAAAGGATCTGGTCTCCAAGCTTTAGAAGCAATGACCAAGAATCCTAAGACCCAGCGTGGCGAGAATGAGTGGGTAGATAAAATCTACGAATTGATGGATGCTGTAGACTCCTACATCCCCACCCCAGAACGGGCTGTCGATCAACCCTTCCTGATGGCGGTAGAAGACGTATTCTCCATCACAGGTCGTGGTACTGTTGCTACAGGCCGGATTGAACGCGGTAAAGTTAAGGTCGGTGATGTGGTTGAGTTGGTGGGTATTAGAGACACCCGTAACACCACCGTCACTGGTATCGAGATGTTTAAGAAGAGTCTCGATGAAGGTATGGCAGGGGATAACGCAGGTGTACTACTGCGCGGTATCCAAAAGACCGATATTGAACGGGGTATGGTGTTAGCTAAACCCGGTTCGATTACACCTCATACTCAATTTGAAGGTGAAGTCTACGTTCTGACGGAAAAAGAAGGTGGTCGGAAAACACCATTTTTCTCTGGCTACCGTCCCCAGTTCTATGTACGCACAACAGATGTAACTGGCACAATCCAAGCCTTCACCTCTGATGATGGCAGTACGGCAGAAATGGTAATGCCAGGCGATCGCATCAAAATGACTGTAGAATTGATCAACCCAATTGCGATTGAGCAAGGGATGCGCTTTGCGATTCGTGAAGGTGGTCGTACCATCGGTGCTGGTGTGGTTTCTAAGATCATCAAATAG
- a CDS encoding translation elongation factor G, translated as MARTIPLERVRNIGIAAHIDAGKTTTTERILFYSGIIHKIGEVHEGTAVTDWMEQERERGITITAAAISTSWKDHQINIIDTPGHVDFTIEVERSMRVLDGVIAVFCSVGGVQPQSETVWRQADRYKVPRIAFINKMDRTGANFYRVHEQMRDRLRANAIAIQLPIGSETEFKGIVDLVRMRAYIYNNDQGTDIQETEIPADLQEQAAEYRTKLIEAVAETDDDLMTKYFEGEELTEAEIQTALRKGTIAGTIVPVLCGSAFKNKGVQLMLDAVVDYLPAPIDVPAIQGTLPNGDTVERRADDNEPLSALAFKIMADPYGRLTFVRVYSGVLKKGSYVLNATKNKKERISRLVILKADERLDVEEMRAGDLGAALGLKDTLTGDTLSDEGAPVILESLFIPEPVISVAVEPKTKNDMDKLSKALQSLSEEDPTFRVSVDPETNQTVIAGMGELHLEILVDRMLREFKVEANVGAPQVAYRETIRKPVSRVEGKFIRQSGGKGQYGHVVIDLEPGEPGSGFEFVSKIVGGVVPKEYIGPAEQGMKECCESGILAGYPLIDVKATLVDGSYHDVDSSEMAFKIAGSMALKEAAHKASPVLLEPMMKVEVEVPENFLGDVMGDLNSRRGQIEGMGSEQGLAKVTAKVPLAEMFGYATDIRSKTQGRGIFSMEFSHYDEVPRNVAEAIIAKSKGNA; from the coding sequence GTGGCACGTACGATCCCGCTAGAGAGAGTACGCAATATCGGTATTGCGGCGCATATAGATGCGGGCAAGACAACAACAACAGAGAGAATATTGTTTTACTCTGGGATAATTCATAAGATTGGCGAAGTCCACGAAGGAACCGCCGTCACCGACTGGATGGAACAGGAGCGGGAGAGAGGTATTACCATCACTGCTGCTGCTATTAGTACCAGCTGGAAAGATCATCAAATTAACATTATCGATACTCCAGGTCACGTTGACTTCACTATCGAAGTTGAGCGCTCCATGCGTGTGTTGGATGGTGTAATCGCCGTATTTTGTTCTGTAGGTGGTGTACAACCCCAATCGGAAACAGTGTGGCGTCAAGCAGACCGCTATAAAGTGCCGCGGATAGCCTTTATTAACAAAATGGATCGCACAGGCGCGAACTTCTACAGAGTTCACGAGCAAATGCGCGATCGCTTGCGAGCAAATGCTATTGCCATTCAACTGCCAATTGGTAGCGAAACCGAATTTAAAGGCATCGTTGACCTGGTACGGATGCGTGCCTATATTTACAACAACGATCAGGGAACAGATATTCAGGAAACTGAGATTCCCGCCGACTTGCAAGAGCAAGCAGCAGAATACCGCACCAAACTCATCGAAGCGGTAGCAGAAACCGATGACGATTTGATGACTAAGTACTTCGAGGGCGAAGAACTTACAGAAGCGGAAATTCAAACTGCACTGCGGAAAGGAACAATCGCAGGTACGATTGTTCCAGTACTTTGTGGTTCAGCCTTCAAAAACAAGGGCGTACAGCTGATGCTGGATGCAGTTGTAGATTACCTGCCAGCACCAATTGATGTCCCCGCAATTCAAGGCACTTTGCCTAACGGTGATACCGTTGAACGTCGGGCTGATGATAACGAACCTTTATCAGCTTTGGCATTCAAAATTATGGCTGACCCATACGGTCGCCTAACCTTTGTCCGCGTTTATTCTGGCGTCCTGAAGAAGGGTAGCTACGTTCTCAACGCAACCAAGAATAAGAAAGAACGGATCTCCCGCCTCGTGATTTTAAAAGCAGATGAACGGCTAGATGTCGAAGAAATGCGGGCAGGAGATTTGGGCGCAGCGTTAGGTTTGAAAGATACCTTGACAGGAGACACCCTAAGTGATGAAGGTGCGCCAGTCATACTGGAATCTCTATTCATCCCTGAGCCTGTAATCTCGGTGGCGGTTGAACCCAAAACCAAGAACGATATGGATAAATTATCCAAGGCGTTGCAATCCCTCTCAGAAGAAGACCCGACTTTCCGCGTCAGCGTCGATCCTGAAACCAACCAAACAGTGATTGCAGGGATGGGAGAGCTACACCTAGAAATTCTCGTAGACCGGATGTTACGTGAATTTAAAGTGGAAGCAAATGTGGGTGCGCCCCAAGTAGCTTACCGCGAAACAATTCGTAAACCAGTCTCTAGAGTTGAAGGTAAATTTATCCGTCAAAGTGGTGGTAAGGGTCAATACGGTCACGTTGTGATCGATTTGGAACCAGGTGAACCAGGAAGCGGCTTTGAATTTGTTTCTAAGATTGTGGGTGGTGTGGTACCGAAAGAGTACATTGGCCCTGCCGAACAAGGAATGAAAGAATGCTGCGAATCCGGGATTTTAGCTGGCTATCCACTCATTGATGTGAAAGCCACTTTAGTTGATGGCTCTTACCATGATGTAGACTCTTCAGAAATGGCTTTCAAAATCGCCGGTTCTATGGCATTGAAAGAAGCGGCACACAAAGCTTCGCCCGTCCTGTTAGAGCCTATGATGAAAGTCGAAGTCGAAGTTCCAGAAAACTTCCTGGGCGATGTCATGGGCGACCTCAACTCCCGTCGGGGACAAATTGAGGGTATGGGATCTGAGCAAGGTCTTGCTAAAGTGACTGCTAAAGTCCCATTGGCAGAAATGTTTGGCTACGCCACCGATATCCGGTCTAAAACCCAAGGTCGGGGCATCTTCTCAATGGAGTTTAGCCACTACGACGAAGTGCCTCGCAACGTGGCTGAGGCAATCATTGCAAAAAGCAAAGGGAACGCTTAA
- a CDS encoding ribosomal protein S7 encodes MSRRGVSQRRPVPPDSVYNSRLVSMIMRRVMRHGKKSLAARIVYDALKTIEERTGNPALETFERAVRNATPLVEVKARRVGGATYQVPMEVRSERGTTLALRWLVQFSRSRPGRTMAGKLANELMDAANETGNAIRKREETHRMAEANKAFAHYRY; translated from the coding sequence ATGTCTCGTCGTGGTGTTAGTCAAAGGCGCCCAGTTCCGCCTGACTCAGTTTATAATAGCCGCCTCGTTAGTATGATAATGCGGCGGGTAATGCGTCATGGAAAAAAATCACTGGCCGCACGTATCGTTTATGATGCCCTAAAAACTATTGAAGAACGCACGGGTAATCCGGCGTTAGAAACCTTTGAAAGAGCAGTGCGCAATGCAACGCCGTTAGTAGAAGTGAAGGCCCGCCGGGTGGGTGGAGCCACTTACCAAGTACCAATGGAAGTGCGTTCAGAACGAGGTACAACCCTGGCACTACGTTGGCTGGTACAATTTTCTCGTTCTCGCCCCGGACGGACAATGGCTGGCAAATTAGCCAATGAGTTAATGGATGCTGCCAACGAAACCGGAAACGCTATTCGCAAGCGGGAAGAAACACACCGCATGGCGGAAGCTAACAAAGCCTTTGCTCACTATCGTTACTAA
- a CDS encoding ribosomal protein S12/S23 — MPTIQQLIRNEREKARQKTKSPALKQCPQRRGVCTRVYTTTPKKPNSALRKVARVRLTSGFEVTAYIPGIGHNLQEHSVVMIRGGRVKDLPGVRYHIIRGTLDTAGVKDRKQGRSKYGTKRPKEAKK; from the coding sequence ATGCCAACTATACAGCAGCTCATACGTAATGAACGCGAAAAAGCGCGTCAGAAAACCAAGTCTCCGGCTCTGAAACAATGTCCCCAACGTCGGGGTGTTTGTACCAGGGTATACACGACTACGCCTAAAAAGCCTAACTCAGCACTCCGGAAAGTGGCAAGAGTCAGGCTGACTTCTGGATTTGAAGTTACAGCTTACATTCCAGGAATTGGTCATAACTTACAAGAACACTCAGTTGTGATGATTCGTGGCGGTCGGGTTAAGGATCTACCAGGTGTGCGATACCACATCATCCGTGGCACCTTAGATACAGCCGGAGTGAAAGACCGCAAACAAGGCCGTTCCAAGTATGGAACAAAGCGTCCAAAAGAAGCGAAAAAATAG
- a CDS encoding HesB/YadR/YfhF-family protein → MIQLSPAAASEIQRLKLKQPQNVLFRLAIKAGGCSGWFYEMSFDETAKVGDRTFDLNGIQLVVDAESVKYIHGLTVDYSEDLMGGGFRFQNPGAIATCGCGNSFDFTQEYLINHQ, encoded by the coding sequence ATGATTCAGTTGAGTCCAGCCGCGGCTAGTGAAATTCAGCGATTAAAGTTAAAGCAGCCGCAAAATGTTCTATTTCGATTAGCAATTAAAGCTGGTGGTTGTTCTGGGTGGTTTTATGAAATGTCATTTGATGAAACAGCAAAAGTAGGCGATCGCACTTTTGACTTGAATGGCATCCAATTAGTTGTAGATGCAGAAAGTGTAAAATATATTCATGGGTTAACAGTGGATTATTCAGAAGATCTGATGGGTGGTGGCTTTCGCTTCCAAAATCCAGGGGCGATCGCTACCTGTGGTTGTGGTAATTCTTTCGACTTCACTCAAGAATATTTAATCAATCATCAATAG
- a CDS encoding mannose-6-phosphate isomerase type II — translation MVQFSEATQTNTLPLPPAINSRGVAATELRPWGSFTVLEEGRGYKIKRIEVKPGHRLSLQMHHHRSEHWIVVSGTARVVCGEKEVLLSNNQSTYVPQCTTHRLENPGVIPLVLIEVQNGEYLGEDDIIRYQDDYARNSEPNR, via the coding sequence ATGGTTCAATTTTCAGAAGCAACACAAACTAACACTCTGCCCTTACCGCCAGCCATTAATTCCAGAGGCGTTGCAGCTACTGAGTTACGCCCTTGGGGTTCTTTTACAGTTTTGGAAGAGGGGCGCGGATATAAAATCAAACGCATTGAAGTTAAGCCGGGACATCGCCTCAGTTTGCAAATGCATCATCATCGCAGCGAACACTGGATTGTTGTTTCTGGTACAGCTAGGGTAGTTTGTGGTGAAAAAGAAGTTTTGTTAAGTAACAATCAGTCAACCTATGTACCTCAATGTACAACTCATCGTCTGGAGAATCCTGGTGTAATTCCCTTGGTTTTAATTGAAGTACAGAATGGTGAGTATTTGGGTGAAGACGATATTATCCGTTATCAAGACGATTATGCTCGTAATAGCGAGCCAAACCGTTAA